A DNA window from Arachis duranensis cultivar V14167 chromosome 3, aradu.V14167.gnm2.J7QH, whole genome shotgun sequence contains the following coding sequences:
- the LOC127745482 gene encoding protein FAR1-RELATED SEQUENCE 11-like — MSNIFTDTEMEEQYQEDDDINQQEELVCDQDMMDEQNESLAFDFYLKYSKSKGFSARKSKTFKNSIGEVYKQKFVCHRQGFREEKYYTMKKRKKEPRLETRTGCEARMDVKFVPETGRWHIFYFSDKHNHNLLDTQFSAMLPAHRKISEADIMQMMNMLKSEISTSQIFGLLASQADRYEFVGYGPRDMYNEIARQRRQVPGNVARVLKKLEDIRLKDPQLYFKACHDSIEFGLEDKPWVNNIYEEKHMWATLYIREKFQRCVAHLRFKKFNDDYESTRGVSVMQTCIELLERFAAEVYTQEIFLLFQHFLSRVGSTRVLNIENHDNYLKMESFGILCEHIVKVLVDRDICEILWSLVLDRWTKKVKSALNDASGFTRNAVVISRQSALMEFSK; from the exons ATGTCAAATATATTTACGGACACTGAGATGGAGGAGCAATACCAAGAGGACGATGACATTAACCAACAAGAAGAGTTAGTTTGTGACCAAGATATGATGGATGAACAGAATGAATCC CTTGCATTTGATTTTTATCTGAAATACTCAAAGTCAAAGGGTTTTAGTGCAAGGAAGAGTAAGACTTTCAAGAATAGTATTGGCGAGGTTTACAAACAAAAGTTTGTATGTCATAGGCAAGGATTCAGGGAGGAGAAGTATTACACgatgaaaaaaaggaagaaggagCCTAGATTGGAAACAAGAACTGGGTGTGAAGCCCGAATGGATGTTAAATTTGTACCTGAAACTGGAAGGTGGCATATCTTTTATTTCTCTGACAAACACAACCATAATCTATTGGATACACAATTTAGTGCTATGTTGCCTGCCCATAGAAAAATATCAGAGGCAGATATTATGCAAATGATGAACATGCTAAAGTCTGAGATTAGCACTTCACAGATATTTGGTCTTCTAGCTAGCCAAGCAGACAGGTATGAATTTGTTGGCTATGGTCCTAGAGATATGTACAATGAGATTGCAAGGCAAAGGCGTCAAGTTCCTGGTAATGTAGCACGAGTGTTGAAGAAGTTGGAGGATATACGGTTGAAGGATCCACAATTATATTTCAAGGCATGTCATGATTCAATAG AATTTGGCCTTGAGGATAAGCCGTGGGTAAACAACATATATGAAGAGAAGCATATGTGGGCTACTCTATATATAAGAG AGAAATTTCAAAGGTGTGTTGCACACTTGcgctttaaaaaatttaatgatgattatgaatCTACACGTGGGGTGTCCGTCATGCAGACTTGTATAGAGCTGCTAGAGAGATTTGCTGCTGAGGTATACACTCAGGAGATATTTCTATTGTTTCAGCATTTTCTTTCTAGAGTTGGATCAACGCGGGTGCTAAACATAGAGAATCACGATAATTACTTAAA AATGGAGTCATTTGGAATTCTTTGCGAACATATTGTGAAAGTTCTGGTTGACAGAGACATTTGTGAGATTCTCTGGTCATTAGTGTTGGATAGATGGACAAAGAAGGTGAAATCAGCACTCAATGATGCAAGTGGGTTCACTAGGAATGCTGTTGTTATTAGTCGTCAAAGTGCCTTGATGGAGTTTTCTAAATAA